In Sorangium aterium, the genomic stretch CAAGGCAAGGTGCTTCAGCTCGGCCGGATGTACGCCCCGCATTTCGCGCATAAGGACGCGCCGATCTCCCCGGCGGCCCATGGCAGCGCGGACACGAGCTCGGAGCAGCTCGACACGCTCGCGGCGGTGAAGGTATCCCAGGCGCTCTCGAGCGAAATGGGGCCCGACAAGCTCCTGGCGACGCTCATGCGCATCGTCATCGAGCACGCAGGCGCGCAGAAGGCGTGCCTGTTCACGCCCGAGGGAGAGGGCTTCGCGCTCGTGGCAGAGGCCCGAGTGGATCATCGTGAGACCAACGTCCGGGTGGTCGGGCGCGAGGAGGACGCGAGCGTCAGCGTATCCGATTTCCCGGCGTCGGTGCTCAACTACGTGAAGCGCAGCCGGGAGAAGGTCACCCTGGACGACGCAGCGAAGGACAGCGCGTTCTCGTCCGATGAGTACATCGTCCGCGCGAGGCCGCGCTCGCTGCTCTGCATGCCGATCTTCCGGCGGGGCGCGCTGGCCGGCCTCCTCTACCTGGAGAACAGGCTCGCCGCGGGGGTGTTCACGCCTCGACGGCTCGTGTTGCTCGAGTTCATGGCGTCGGTGTCGATCGAGAACGCGACGCTACACGCGGAGTTCGCCCAGGAGAACGCAGATCGAAAGCTGGCCCAGGCGACGCTGCGGCAAAGCGAGGATCGCCTTCGGAGGCTGGTCGAGACGGCGAGCGTCATCCCCTGGGAGGCCGATCGCACGGCCGCACGGTTCACCTACGTCGGCCCGCAGGTCGTGAAGATGTTCGGGTACCCACAGGACACGTGGTATGACGCCGGCTTCCTGGGCGAGCACGTACATCCGGAGGATCGCGAGCGGGTCCTTCCCCGCTTCCTCCAGAGGGACGCGGTCGGCGCTGACGACGATTTCGAGTTCCGCTTGCGAGCGGCGGACGGGCGGGTCGTATGGCTGCACAACGTCGTGAGCTCGACGGCGGGCGAGGATGGCAAGATGGCGCTCGGCGGCTTCCTCTTCGACGTCACGGAGCGCAAAGAGACCGAGGCGACGCTGGCGGAGAAGCTGGCCATCATCCAGGACCAGCAGGCCGCCATTCAGCAACTGTCGACGCCTATCATCGAGGTATGGGAGGGCGTGCTGTCGATGCCTGTATTCGGCTCGATCGACACGCACCGCGCCGAGCAGATGATGGATGTCCTCCTCAACGCCGTCGTCCGCACGTCCTGCCGCTATGTCATCATCGATCTGACCGGCGTCGATAAGGTCGACGCGAGCACGGCCGACCATCTCATCAGGCTCATCCGCGCGGTGCAGCTCGTCGGATCGAAGGGCATCTTGGTGGGGATCCGGCCCGAGGTGGCGCGCACCGTCGTGTCCATCGGCGTCGATCTATCGTCGTTCATCACGCTGGGGAACCTGCGTGAGGGGCTGCTCTTCTGCATGAGGCATCACGGGCTCGCGGTCGGGCGGATCCCGTCCGCGTCCTCTGCTGGGCAGCACTCGAATCGAGGGTGACCTCGCGGCGACACGAAGAGACACATCGGACATCGACGTTACCTCGTAGAGCGTCGTCCGCTCGCGGGGAGCACGCGCGATCACGGGGATCCAGCCGGCGGTCGCGCACACGATGACCTCGCTCGGCATCGATCTTTCGAGCATGGTCACGATGCGCACCCCGAAGGACGCGATCCGCCTCTTCTCGACGACCGGCCCAGCCCGCTAGCTCGGCGGGCGCGTCACATCGGCTCTTGAAGGTCCTTGTAGCTCGGCAGCGCGCCGAAGTTGAACCCGATGCCGAAGTTGTAGACGACCCCGGGCCCCTCGAGGCTCTTCATCATCGTGAGCTCCGGGTGGATAGCGAAGCTCTCGGAGGTCCGGAACTGGAACCCGAGGCTGCCTCGGAGGAGGAGGCCATCCGCGGTCGAAGCGGCCTCGTTATCGTCCGTGATATCACCCGAGGCGAGGCCGTAGGTGACGCCGGGGGTCACCACGATCGAGAACCAGTCCGTGGGGTTCACGCCGAGCATCACCGGCGCGTGAAGGTAGACGATGTGTACCGATGCGTCGTTGGACGAGAGGTAGAAGTACTGCACCCCCGGATCGACGGCGAGATCGAAGACGCCGCGAACCGGGTTCACCTTGAGATCGACGCCGAACGAGCTGAGGTTATGGACGTGGGCCCCGAGGTCGAGGATGTCCGTCAAACCGGCTCGGAGCTGATACGAGGGCAGCGTCGGCAGGAACCCGCTGATCGTCCTCGTCCTCGGCTCCGCCTGTCCGGTGTCCGGATTCTCCACGAGCTCGGCGGTCTCGCCGATGTAGCCGAAGCTTTCGAGCGACACCGAATGCGCGATCTTGCCGGGCGCCACGGTCCGCGGGGTTCCGTAGGAGTTCGGGTTGGGGCAGCCCGAGAGCAGAGCGCCGAAGAGCAGGACGGCCGGAAGCGCAAGGAGACGAGCAGATGGCTTTCGCATAGCCGACCATCCTATCCATTCCACACTTGCAATGTCCAGGCGCCTCGCGGAGAAAGCAGCTTTACCGCGGCATGGCTTCACGCGTGGTTCACGCAAGCCGGGGCCGCCCGCTCGACGCTGTTGGGAGTGTCCTCGTGCAGCGTGGGAGCGCTGTTGTCTCGTCGCGCAACGGTCGTGATGGGTCGATTCGCCACTCCCTTGTCGGGATCGGGCCATGGAGCGTATACGCCGGCGGCATGCGCTCCTTCCTTCGCCCAGCATCGAGACAGGGCTCGCGCTTTTTGCCCGACGGACGGATTGAAAACTCCTGGATAGGGCAGAATTTTGACTGCCAAGATCGCCGAGATCTTGTCATCTTCTTGGCGTCCTTGGCGCGCTTGGCGGTTTGTTTCTCTGTGGATCGATGTGATCGGCGCCTCAGCCGTCGCTTATCCGATGTTGCGCGACACCGAGGCGGCAGGCCGCAACGTCGACGCCGGGTGCTTTACCACCACGACGGCGTGACCCTGCGGTACCTCGAAGCTGGCAGAGGCAGGCCCCTGGTCATGATCCCGGGATGGTCACGGACGGCGATCGTGGTGGCGCAGCAAGTCGAGGCATTCTCGCGTCACCACCACGCCATCGCGCTGGAGTTGCGAGAGCACGGAGGCTCGGACAACCCGTGGTACGGCTACCGGGCAGGGGCCTCGCCGAGCAGGCGGGCAGGCATGTCGGACATGGGCGGGCCTTGCTGCCGGCCGCACGGAGAGGTGGACCACCGAGCGGACGGCTACAGCGCGAGCGACCAGTGCCCTCGCGCTACGTGAGCGCGGGGCGGGCGTCGTGGGGGCCCGCCTCGCCGGCAGGCGCCGGCTGGTTGCGCTCCAGCGCCTCGATGCGCCCGAGGAACGCGCGCCCTTTGACCGGATCCGTCATGTACACGAACGCCGCGAGCCCCTTGAGCTGCGCGAGCGTCTCGCCCTTGCCTGGCCTCCCGAGCTCCCGGTTGCGGATCGCCGCGCGCAGCGCGCGCACCCGCTCGCGCGGGACGCGCGCCGCCGGCGCCGCCTCGTCCGCCTGGTTGACGACGAGGCCTGTCACCTTCTGCCGGCTGCCCTTGCGCATCACGACGGTCTTGCTCGGATGCAGCCGGAAGCCCTCCGAGCTCAGGATCTCCCGGAGCCCGCGGAGCAGCGCGCCCACCGGCGCGCGCGGCCGCGCGGCGCCGGCGAGGGCGGGCGCCTCGGGCGCGCGGAAGGAGAACGTGAGATCGTCGGCATACCGCGTGTAACGAAGCCCCAGCTTGCGCGCGAGGCCGGACGCGCGCCGATCGAGCCGCAGGCAGATCGCGTTCGTGATCGCCGGGGAGGTGGGCGCGCCCTGCGGGAGCACGCGCGGGCCCGTGGCCACATAGAGCGTCTGCCCTCGGAACTGCACGACGTCCCGCGGCGCCTCCGTCGAGAGGAGCGCCACGAGCGTCGCGGGACCCTCGGCCACACCCGCCTTGCGGAGCAGGCCGCGCACGCGCCGCCACGTGATCGTCGGGAAGAAGTCCTTGATATCCACCTTGACGATCGTGTCGGCGCCGGCGTGCGCGGCGGCGTTCGTGACGATGGATCGGCTCGCCAGGAAGCCGTGCGCCGCGGCGTGGACCGGCAGCTTCTCGAACAGGTTGCGGAGCGCCCAGCGCTGCGCGCGCTTGAGATCCCGCTTGGGCGACGAGATGGTGCGCGCGCTGCCGTCGCGCTTCGGGATGTGCCACCGCCGGTAATGGGTGCCCGTGTCGACCTCGCGGTGATACGCGAGCCAGCGGAGCCGCGGGATCGACAGCCCCAGCGCGGTCGCGAGCTCGGCCGCGCCCGGCAGGTCGGGGAGGCCGTGCGCCCGCGCGCGCTCGCTCAGCCCAGGCACGTCGAGCCTGTCCGGCCCGACGCGGTCGCTCCAGTGCACGCCCGCGCCAAGGTGGTTGACGTGCGTGGCGACGTAGGCCTCCCAGGCCAGGCGGCGCAGCGAGCGGCGCTCCCTGGCCTCGACCTTCTTGCGCTCCTTCCACTGCGCGCGCTCCCGGTCGGACATCGCCTTGGGATCGCCGGTCGCGACGGCGCCCTTCGCCGTGAGCTCCGCGCTCACCCACGCGTCGATCCCGCCCGCCTCGTCGATCGCCTTCCAGCGGGCGACGCGCTCCTCGTGGGCGAGCCGGCGCGCTTCCACGCCGCCGGCGGCTTGAAAGCGCGCCGCCGCGCCGCCGGGGGCAGGCGGCGTCGTGATGGGGAGAACGACGGGGGCTCGGGCTTGAACGGTCGCGTCGATCTTCGCGGTCATGTCTCTACGGGAGCGTGGTGGTGAGTCACGATGGGAGCGATTCGGTCCCGAGGACGCCGGACCGTCGATCGCTGTCTCATGTCGCCAAGAGAGGTTCCAAGCGCATCACCTTCATCGCTTGGTGCACGGTAGCCTCACCGGTTCTCCGGCTAGACGAGCCCTACGGCGTCGGGAGAAACGGCGTTTGCGAGGTTGTCTCAGCTCTCCCGACGCCGTAGGGCTCGTCTAGCCGAAGAGAACCAAGAACAGGCTACCTTGCGGAGAGTGACTGGCGGTTCCTCCAGAGCGGCGCGACGCCGCTCCTGCGCTCGAGGCGCGGAGGCTGGTGCGTTCAGAACCTCTCCTGGCAACACGAACAGTCTCTTTTTCTTGCCCTCCTTCCCATTCTCATGCTGACGACGCGTCGGCGTCCACGAACCCAGAGGACGTCAACGCATCCAATCTCTTGAAATACGCGTCGCGCGCTTCGCCGTCCGTGTCAAACCAAATGCGCTGGTGTCGAGGCGCTTCGGCGCGCGCCCCCCACGACAGGTGTACTACGCGCTCGTCCAGGGAGACACGGTAGACGACCTCCGCGCCCGAGGCCTCGCGGCGCACGTACGTGCGCGTCTCCGCGCGGATGAGCGACCGCCCCTCGGCCGTCTGGCGCAAGGCGTCCCGCTCGGCGCGCTCGCGGGCGTAGGCGACGCGGAGCGCGATCATGTGCTCGCACGGACCTTCGCGGAGGCCGCTCCGGCGGAACGTGGGGCAGCTGCACCACGCGTCGGAGACGCGGCCCTCGAGATCCATCGTGAACCGCGGCGCGAAGTCGCGGTGCGCCTCCCGGTCCGCGACCTCCCCGTGGATCTCGGTGCCCTCGCCGGCGATCTCGTGCACCTTGGTCGGCCTCACCGCGCCGGGCGCGCCGAGCAGGCGGTGGGCCGCGGCCTCGCGGGGCGAGCTGTAGCGGATGTCGCGCTCGTCCACCGGATCGGCGAACAGCTCGCGCGGGCGGTAGACGCGGCGCGCGACGTCGTAGAGCACCCGGCCGCGCAGGCACTCGAGCTGGAGCGCCGCGCGGGCGTCCTCGGCGCCTCCGCCGGCCGCGAGCGAGGCGAGCGGGAGCGGCCCCCGCTCGCGGAGGAGGGCGAGCTGCCTGCCCGCGAGCGCGTCGAGCGCCGCGCGCGCCTTGTCGCCGCCTTTCCCCTCGCGAGGCATCAGGGCGTCGAACGAGGCGGCGCTGGCCCAGCTGCTGTCGGTCCAGCCCGTGAGCGCGATCGTCAGCGTCGCGCGGCCCAGATCGAGCACCCAGAAGACAGGCAGCCCGGGGCCTCGGAGCTCGGCGCGCACGCGCTGCACGTGCGGCAGGAGCCGCGACAGCGCGAGCAGCCGCTGCCGGCCGAAGGTCCGGACCACGCGCGGCGGACCCTCGTACGGAGGGCCGTGGCCCTCGATCAAGATCTCCCAGGGCTCCAGGATGAGGCGCGGCGGCTTGCCGGGGACGAGCTCGAAGCGCAGGCCGCGGGGCGGCTTCTTCGCCTTGCGGGTGCGGAGCACGAACAGCGCGTTGTAGAGATCGATCGGCGCGAGCTCGCACGAGACGGCGGGGAGCGTCGCCGCCGACTGCACCTGCAGGAAGCCGCGGAGCCAGGTCGTCGGGACCTCCAGCGAGCGCTCGATCGGCGTGGCGCCCGCCGCGGCGTCTCCGCGCGAAGCGCCCGCGTCGAGCTCCACCTTCGCGTAGGCGCGGAGGCGATCGATCTGCTCGACGATGCGCGGCGAGAGATCGACGAAGGCGGTGCCGTGGGCCGCTTCGCGGCCCTCGAAGAGGTCGCTGGAGAAGGCGAGCCGGGCGTAGGCGCTCTCGTCGCGGGAGAAGACCTCGATCGAGACCTCGTCCGGGTGCACCGTGAGCACGGGATCGAGCGCGCCGGAGACCCTCGGCTTCGCGGCGGCGCCGTCGCCCTGGCCCGCCGCGTCGTCGGGGAAGGCGCCCTCCAGGAACGCCTTCTGGGCCTCCCAGATGGCCGCCGTCGCCTTCTTGCCCTGCTTCATCAGGTAGGCGAGGTACGCGGTCCGATCCCGGCCCTTGTACCGGAGATCGCTCTCCAGGATGGTCGCCAGCGCGGCCATCGCGTCGCGGAAGAGCGCCGCGTCGCGGACGGTGCCGCGCACGCCGACCGGGCCGCGGGCGCCGTCGAGCGAGAGGCGCACGCTCGAGTGGAGCGGGGAGGCGGCGAGCTCGCTCGGCGCGGCGTACCGGAGGAGGATCGGGCGGGCGAGTGCGGCCGTCATGCGTTGACTCCTTCGGGGGTCTCGGGCTCTCTGGAGGAGCGCGCGGACGCGAGCCGCGCCGCGCGAGGATCCGCTGCCTTGCGCTTCGCGCGGCGGTACGCTCGGTACGCGGCCTTGCGGACGGCGACGTCGGCCTTCTCCTTGGCCTTCTCCTTGCCGAACGCGAGCGCGGCCAGCGCCTCGAGCGCGCGCTCGCCGCCGGCGCGGCCGAGCGCCGCGATCGCGTCGAGGCGCGCGGAGGCGTCCCCGCCGCTGCCCTGCGCGAGCGAGATCAGCGGGGCGAGCGCGGCGACGTCGCGGCGCGCGAGCATCGCCGGCAGCGCGAGGCGCCGGCCCGGCTCGGTCGCGGCGAGCGCCGCGAGCGCCTCGGGCGAGGCGACGCGCGCGGTCGGTCCGAAGGCGACCGGGTCGAACGGCTTCACCGCCGCAGCGATCGCGGCCGAGCCGTCCGGCGCGAGCGCGGCGAGCGCGGCGGACGCCGAGGCCCGGACGCCGGCGTCCATGTCCTTGAGGGCCGCCGTGAGCGCCTCCACGGCGCCCGCGGGCGGCGCGGCCCCTGCGGACCTCGCGGCCGACTCGAGCGCGCCGAGGGCGCGCGCGGCCTCGCGGCGGACCTCGCCGGGAGCGCCGTCGTTCGAGAGGAGCGCGCGCAGCGCGGGCGCCATCGCGGTCGCGCCGGCGCGCCCCGCGGCCCAGAGGAGCTCGCGCCACGCCGCGGCCTCGGCGCTGCGCTCGTCGCCGTGCGCGGCCGACCAGCGCTCCGCGGTGCGCTGCGCCGCGGCGGCGAGCGCGCCCGCGAGGGCCCCGCGATCGCCGGCCACGGTGCCGGCGGCGATGAGCCGCGCGGCCTCCTGCCGCGCCGGGGCGCGCTCGTCCTCGAGCATGCGCAGGAGCGCGGCCACCGGCAGCGCGCCGCGGCGGAGCAGGCCCATGGCGAGGCGCTGCCGCAGGTTCCCGTCCTTGAGCGCCGCGAGCCGGGGCAAGAGCTCGGCCGGGTCGGCCTCCGCGGCGAGGTAGCTCGCCGCCGGGCCGGCGATGTCGTCGTGCTGGCTCCCGACCGCGAGGAGCTCGACGCGCGTCCGCTCGCCAGGGAAGAGCTTCTCCAGCGCCTTGCGCGCGTTCTTGCGGACCTCGCTGTTCCGCGCGTCGAGCGCGCGGGCGAGCGCGGGCTCGGCCGCGCCGTCGCCGAGCAGGCCGAGCTCGTTCACCGCGACGACGCGGAGCCTGTCGGGCGTGTCGCCGGCGCGCACCAGCTCTTCGAGAAGCACCCGGACGCGCTCGCCGCCGAGCCAGCGCACGCCCTTCGCCGCCGACTCACGGAGATCGACGGAGTCCGCGTGGAGCGCCTGCTCGACGCGCTCCGAGGCGCGCTTGCGGAGCTCGGCGCTCCCCAGCTTCTGGGCGATGCGGCCGAGCGCCTCCGTGGCGGCGGCCTGCATGCTCGGCTCGATGGGCGCTTCTTTTGTGCCGCCGGCGGCCACCGCCTCGAGCTCCTCCAGCGCGCGGGCGTCGCCGAGCGTGCCGAGCGCGAGCAGCGCGCGCTCGCGCTCCCCGGGCTCGCCCGCG encodes the following:
- a CDS encoding reverse transcriptase family protein, giving the protein MTAKIDATVQARAPVVLPITTPPAPGGAAARFQAAGGVEARRLAHEERVARWKAIDEAGGIDAWVSAELTAKGAVATGDPKAMSDRERAQWKERKKVEARERRSLRRLAWEAYVATHVNHLGAGVHWSDRVGPDRLDVPGLSERARAHGLPDLPGAAELATALGLSIPRLRWLAYHREVDTGTHYRRWHIPKRDGSARTISSPKRDLKRAQRWALRNLFEKLPVHAAAHGFLASRSIVTNAAAHAGADTIVKVDIKDFFPTITWRRVRGLLRKAGVAEGPATLVALLSTEAPRDVVQFRGQTLYVATGPRVLPQGAPTSPAITNAICLRLDRRASGLARKLGLRYTRYADDLTFSFRAPEAPALAGAARPRAPVGALLRGLREILSSEGFRLHPSKTVVMRKGSRQKVTGLVVNQADEAAPAARVPRERVRALRAAIRNRELGRPGKGETLAQLKGLAAFVYMTDPVKGRAFLGRIEALERNQPAPAGEAGPHDARPALT
- a CDS encoding SWIM zinc finger family protein — its product is MTAALARPILLRYAAPSELAASPLHSSVRLSLDGARGPVGVRGTVRDAALFRDAMAALATILESDLRYKGRDRTAYLAYLMKQGKKATAAIWEAQKAFLEGAFPDDAAGQGDGAAAKPRVSGALDPVLTVHPDEVSIEVFSRDESAYARLAFSSDLFEGREAAHGTAFVDLSPRIVEQIDRLRAYAKVELDAGASRGDAAAGATPIERSLEVPTTWLRGFLQVQSAATLPAVSCELAPIDLYNALFVLRTRKAKKPPRGLRFELVPGKPPRLILEPWEILIEGHGPPYEGPPRVVRTFGRQRLLALSRLLPHVQRVRAELRGPGLPVFWVLDLGRATLTIALTGWTDSSWASAASFDALMPREGKGGDKARAALDALAGRQLALLRERGPLPLASLAAGGGAEDARAALQLECLRGRVLYDVARRVYRPRELFADPVDERDIRYSSPREAAAHRLLGAPGAVRPTKVHEIAGEGTEIHGEVADREAHRDFAPRFTMDLEGRVSDAWCSCPTFRRSGLREGPCEHMIALRVAYARERAERDALRQTAEGRSLIRAETRTYVRREASGAEVVYRVSLDERVVHLSWGARAEAPRHQRIWFDTDGEARDAYFKRLDALTSSGFVDADASSA